CCTCGCCTGGATCAAGGCCGACCAGCCGTCCGCCCAGCCCCGCACCAAGCCCGCGCTCGCCAAGGCGCTCGCGGCGGGGGACGCCATGGAGGACGCCGAGCGGGCCCTGCTCGCGGTGACGCGCGACGCCGGGCTGCGCGGGCGGCTGCGGCCGTGGGTCGGGGCGATCCGCCGCGATCTGCGCGGTCGGCCGGTGGTGATCCTGCCCGGCGAGCTGCTGGTGGTGGAGACGCCCTCGCGGCGCGACGCCGGCGCCCACTACACGCCGCGTTCCCTGGCGGAGGACGTGGTGGCCCATGCGCTCGCCCCACTGGTCTACAACCCTGGCCCGCACCAGAGCGAGGACCGCTCCCAGTGGCGGCTTATCGCCTCCGACGCGATCCTGCGCCTGCGCGTGGCGGATATCGCCTGCGGATCGGGGGCCTTCCTGGTGGCGGCGGCCCGCTACCTGGCCCGCAGGCTGGTGGAGGCCTGGGAGCAGGAGGGCACGACGTCGCCGGACAAGTCGCCGGAACAGATCGAGCGGCACGCGCTGCGCCAGGTGGTGGCGCACTGCCTGTACGGAGTGGACATCAACCTGATGGCGGTGGAGATGTGCAAGCTCTCCATGTGGCTGGTGTCCCTGGACCGGAACCTGCCCTTCAGCTTCGTGGACGACAAGGTGTTCGTCGGCAATTCTCTGCTCGGCATCACCGACCTGGAGCAGCTGCGCGCCCTGCACATCGACCCGGCCGCGGCGCGGAAGGACCGGCTCTTCGACCTGGACGCCGCCGGTCGGATGCTGCCGGAGCTGGATGTGGACGCGATCCTGGCGGAGGTCACCGGCCGCCGCCACCAGCTCGCCTCGGAGGTGAATGACACCGATCCCGCCCGCTCCACCACCACCAAGCTGCGCCAGCAGAGCGCCAATGAGAAGCAGCTGGCCACACTCACCTGCCTGGCCGACGCCGTCATCGCCTCCGGTCTGGACCCGGACGTGGCCGGCAAGCCCGGTCGACGCCGTGACGACGCCTACCAGCGCTTGGCCGCCGCGGCGAGCGCCGCCTTCCCGCCCGGTGGCGACGGCGACCCGGCGGGCCTGGAGGCGATCCCGGAGCGGGGCCTGACCCCGACGGTGGCCACGGACTACGACCGCTGGCGGTGCCTGCACTGGCCGCTGGCCTTCCCCGAGGTCTTCTCGGAGACCCCGGCACGCGGCGGCTTCGACGCCATTGTGGGCAATCCGCCCTTCCTGGGCGGAAAGAAACTCACTGGATCAATGGGCGAGAACCTGCGTGAGTGGTTCGTGCACGTGCTCGCCGATGGGAACCGAGGAAGTGCCGATCTTGTCGCCTACTTTTTCCTGCGCGCCCACGCCCTGCTCAACCCGCACGGCACGCTGGGGCTCGTGGCCACCAATACGGTGGCGCAGGGCGCCACCCGCGAGGTCGGGCTCGACCAGATGGTCGCCTCCGGCTTCACCATTACCCGGGCGGTGCAGTCGCGCTCCTGGCCATCCAACAGCGCCAACCTGGAGTACGCCGCCGTTTGGGGCACCCGCGCCAAGGTCGATCCTCAGGTGCGTGCCGTTGCCAGCGGGGAGCGGGACGTGCCGGTGCCGCGGCTCAGCACCTTGCTCGAACCCGCCGGCCGCGTCGAGGGCAAGGCAGAGCGCCTTGCCGAGAACGCGGGCATTGCCTTCATTGGCTGCTATGTGCTCGGCAAGGGTTTCACCCTTGAGCCGGAGGAGGTGCAGGAGTGGATCGCGGAGGACCCGCGCAATGCCGAGGTGCTCTTCCCGTACCTCAATGGCGAAGACCTCAACTCCCGTCCCGACTGCTCTGCCTCCCGCTGGGTGATCGACTTCAACGCGAGGAGCGAGGCAGAGGCGCGCACGTATGCTCGCCCATACGAACGACTACACAGCGTGGTAAGACCGGAACGTCAGCGCGTGCGGCCGGACGGTACTTACGTGCTTCGTAAGCCGCTTCCCAATAGATGGTGGCAATATGCAGACAAGCGACCCGCCATGCGGGAGGCAATTTCCGGGATCGACGAGGTGCTTGTCATTGCTCAAACGAGCAATGCGATAATGCCGGTTAGAATTCCAAATAATTGCGTCTTGTCGCATATGCTCGTGGTTTTCGCGGAGTGTTCGTACAGTGCGCAGGCGACGCTGTCATCATCGCTGCACCAATACTGGGCAGTTCAGAATGGCTCCACGTTGGGCATTGGAATCCGTTATATCCCAACCACTGTTTTCTTGACCTTCCCTCGCCCCGAGGCCACGCCCGAACTCGATGCCATTGGTCGCACGCTGGATGCCGAGCGGCGGGAGATCATGCTGCGGCGGCAGCTGGGCCTGACCAAGTTGTACAACCTGGTTAACGATCCCGAGCTGGCAGCCGGGCAGGACCCGGACGTGGACCGCATGCGCGCCATCCACGTGGAACTCGACGCGGCCGTCGCGGCCGCCTACGGCTGGGACGACCTCGACCTCACCCACGGCTTCCACACCTACCGCCAGATGACTCGCTGGACCATCCCGCCGGCCACCCGCGTCGAAGTCCTCGACCGACTCCTGGAGGAGAACCACCGCCGCGCCGCCGCCGAGGCCGCTGCCAAACCAGCCCAGCCCGGCAAACGCCCCCGGTCCGCTAACGCCGCCGGGTCCATTGCCCCCACCGCCCGCACCCGCCGCGGCCGCAAGCCCACCGCCGGACAGGAGGAGATGTTCTAATGCCCGAGCCAACAAACTCACCCCGGCAGGAGTACCGCGCACCCCACGGCGTCGCCACCAGGGCCGTAAACACCGAGGCCACCGACACCGTCGAAGCAGCCTCTCCCGGCGCCTCGCCTCACGCAGCTTCTCCCGGCTCTAACGGCCCCCGGCGCCCAGACGGCCCGGTCTACGAGCCGGTGGAGCCCTACGGCTCCGGCTCCTGGGCGGCCCGCGAGAACCTCACCGACATCCTGCGCCGCCAACTACTCGGCCCCATCGGCGGCGATGACGAACTATTGCCCGTCGCGCCGGACGGCCGCTACCTCATCGGCCGCATCGCCCCCACCCGCCTGGACGACACTGGCGAGCAGGCCACCGAGCCGCCCACCAGCGAGGCCGCCGACCTCACCTCAGACACAGGTCCCGACGCCGACCCGGATGCCGGGGCCTCCACCACTTACCTGGGGGACGACCTCGACGCCCGCGCCTCCACCGGCGTACCGGTATCCAGCGTCGACGAGTCCAGCCCGGACGGGGACGAGGACACCGGCGGCGACCGCGACGACGAGCCCGTGCGCCGCGGCCTCATGATCCCCGCCTCCATGGGCCTGCGCTTCCAGGTCCCCGCCGACCTGGAAGCCGTCACGGTACACGCCTCCTGGGGCGTCTACCACCCCGAAAAGACCGGCCGTACCCTCCCCTCCGGCGGCGAGGAGCGCCACTTCCGCCGCACCGACATCTCCATTCCCGTGCGCGTCCCCCTCCGCCAGGGCGACGGCGCCAACACCGACTACCCGCTGCAGGATCAGGTGACCCTGCGCGTCGACACCCACCTGGACACCACCACGCATCGGCGCCTGGTGGAGATCGCCCTGTGCAACGACCGCGAGACCCTACGTCGCATCCCCGTCGACGCCTGGCTCTTCCAGACCCGCCTCGACGTCACCCCCGCCGGCGCCGCCGAGGGGAAGGCAGTCTTCCTGCCCGTCCACGACGCCAACGAGGACCCCCACCTGCCCGACGACCCCGAGGAGGCCCGCCTCGAACTGCAGTACCGGGACCGGCTCGAATTCGCCGTCGGCCGCACCTGCTCCGCCGACTGGACCGTCGCCCCCGGCGCGCGCCGCGCCACCCACGTGTGCACCGAGTGGATCCCCACCGCCGAGACCCCACAGACCCGGGCCGCCGACGTGCCCGGGGCCATGCTGGACATGCAGGCCCTCGCCGTCGCCACCCCCGCCGAACTGGAGGCCGGCCTGCGGCCCATCGTCACCGCCTACACGGGCTGGCTCGACGAACAGCAAGCACGCATCCCCGCCCTACCAACCCATCTGCGTGAGACCGCCGCCGAGGTGGTCGCCGAGGCCCGGCAGGTGCGCGACCAGCTCGCCGACGGCGTCGACTTCCTCCTGGCCGACCCCGAGGCCCGCCGCTGCTTCGCCTTCATGAACCGGGTCATGGCCGACCAGCGCGTGCACTCCCAGATCGCCGCCGCGCGCCAGAAGGACCCCAGCCTCACCCCCGCCCAGGCCGAGCAGCAGGTGCGCGGAGGCGACCACCCGCACCACTGGCGCGTCTTCCAGCTCGCCTTCGTGCTCATGCAGATCCGCGCCCTGACGGACCCCACCACCCCGCGCCGCTCGGGGGCGGACCGGGCGAAGGTGGAGCTGCTGTTCTTCCCCACCGGCGGCGGCAAGACCGAGGCCTACCTGGGGCTGGCCGCCTACGCCTTCGCCATCCGCCGCCGCCAAGGGCGCGTCACCGGCCCCGACGGCGCGCTCGACGGCTCCGCCGGCGTCACCGTGCTCATGCGCTACACCCTGCGGCTGCTCACCTCCCAGCAGTTCCAGCGCGCCACCACCCTCGTGTGCGCCGCCGAACTTGCTCGCCGCGACGACCCCGCCACCTGGGGTGCGGAGCCCTTCCGCATCGGGCTGTGGGTCGGCACCGCGGTCTCTCCCAAGCGGGTGGAGGAGGCCGCCAAGGAACTCACC
This genomic stretch from Actinomyces qiguomingii harbors:
- a CDS encoding DNA methyltransferase — encoded protein: MSRNTTRGGRTSRRSAGAPAGGARAGRGGGSRRGARSAAQMHRDWLELVDTEGPFLSVPVMTRLYPQGVPPLEDDRKEVLRRAKPAFDAAWDAWDRARDRQAALPEYRAARDAWVRTVLTEVIGWSGYYTAAADRPALVEAHRVRSDGGAVTVAPSGALLREAGDAAGTGRGAMTAGDAAGTTGTAVGALVLVVDPVASLREVCDDGWATSPVDRMDAMLRAPESTCSIGVVTDGRWWALVSAPRGATTASGVVDAQTWIEEPATRDAFLTLLGVQRLLGGRTEERLPRLFADSVLAAEEITEALGTQVRRAVELVVSAVSRSAADAVRQGRPDPLPADAHEVYEGVVTVMMRVVFLLFAEERGLLPTQDLYRSGYGLSRVLDELDERAREEGEESLDGTYFVWHRLLATSGALFGGATWEDVRMPAYGGSLFDPDRFGFLTATGPDGALMVRVSDRVMLEVLRSVQVAHTGGEAQRVSFRDIDVEQIGYIYEGLLGYSCRRSDQVVLGLLGRNGEEPEVPLTVLEDLAETHGDDADLAAAILAWIKADQPSAQPRTKPALAKALAAGDAMEDAERALLAVTRDAGLRGRLRPWVGAIRRDLRGRPVVILPGELLVVETPSRRDAGAHYTPRSLAEDVVAHALAPLVYNPGPHQSEDRSQWRLIASDAILRLRVADIACGSGAFLVAAARYLARRLVEAWEQEGTTSPDKSPEQIERHALRQVVAHCLYGVDINLMAVEMCKLSMWLVSLDRNLPFSFVDDKVFVGNSLLGITDLEQLRALHIDPAAARKDRLFDLDAAGRMLPELDVDAILAEVTGRRHQLASEVNDTDPARSTTTKLRQQSANEKQLATLTCLADAVIASGLDPDVAGKPGRRRDDAYQRLAAAASAAFPPGGDGDPAGLEAIPERGLTPTVATDYDRWRCLHWPLAFPEVFSETPARGGFDAIVGNPPFLGGKKLTGSMGENLREWFVHVLADGNRGSADLVAYFFLRAHALLNPHGTLGLVATNTVAQGATREVGLDQMVASGFTITRAVQSRSWPSNSANLEYAAVWGTRAKVDPQVRAVASGERDVPVPRLSTLLEPAGRVEGKAERLAENAGIAFIGCYVLGKGFTLEPEEVQEWIAEDPRNAEVLFPYLNGEDLNSRPDCSASRWVIDFNARSEAEARTYARPYERLHSVVRPERQRVRPDGTYVLRKPLPNRWWQYADKRPAMREAISGIDEVLVIAQTSNAIMPVRIPNNCVLSHMLVVFAECSYSAQATLSSSLHQYWAVQNGSTLGIGIRYIPTTVFLTFPRPEATPELDAIGRTLDAERREIMLRRQLGLTKLYNLVNDPELAAGQDPDVDRMRAIHVELDAAVAAAYGWDDLDLTHGFHTYRQMTRWTIPPATRVEVLDRLLEENHRRAAAEAAAKPAQPGKRPRSANAAGSIAPTARTRRGRKPTAGQEEMF